The following coding sequences lie in one Lolium perenne isolate Kyuss_39 chromosome 2, Kyuss_2.0, whole genome shotgun sequence genomic window:
- the LOC127335377 gene encoding uncharacterized protein, which yields MDKKKEVNDIEPGPDSSRSVDRFGFIKTEQSNSQEGVLKSRSTHERGREERRIRKWRKMIGAGGSDWKQYCRRNPHVVKRRIRKGIPDCLRGLVWQLISGSRDLLLMNPGVYETLVIYETSTSELEIIRDISRTFPSHVFFQQRHGPGQRSLYNVLKAYSVYDRDVGYVQGMGFIAGLLLLYMSEEDAFWLIVALLKGAVHAPMEGLYQPGLPLVQQYLFQFERLVREHMPKLGEHFIEEMINPSMYASQWFITVFSYSFPFPMTLRVWDVFLYEGIKVVFQVGLALLRFCHDDLVKLPFEELLHSLRNFPEDATDPDKLLPIAFSFKVLSHLEELEKEYRKRLEGPNASSSSKRLQPLKSKSMRRVGSQVLSNSNVGKK from the exons ATGGACAAGAAGAAAGAAGTCAATGACATAGAACCTGGACCAGATTCTTCTCGGTCCGTGGACAGATTTGGCTTTATAAAGACAGAACAAAGTAACTCTCAGGAGGGAGTTCTGAAAAGCAGATCCACACATGAACGCGGAAG AGAGGAAAGGAGGATAAGAAAGTGGAGGAAGATGATAGGTGCTGGTGGTAGCGACTGGAAGCAATATTGTAGAAGGAATCCTCATGTGGTCAAAAGAAGAATAAGGAAAGGAATTCCTGATTGTCTCAGAGGGCTTGTTTGGCAGTTGATTTCAGGAAGCAGGGACCTCCTGCTAATGAATCCTGGTGTTTACGAG ACTCTGGTCATATATGAGACATCAACATCAGAATTGGAAATTATTCGTGACATATCGCGTACATTTCCATCTCATGTTTTCTTCCAACAGAGACATGGCCCAGGTCAAAGATCTCTGTATAACGTTTTAAAAGCGTACTCTGTTTATGATAGGGACGTTGGATATGTGCAG GGAATGGGATTTATAGCAGGGTTGCTGCTTCTCTATATGAGCGAAGAGGATGCATTTTGGTTAATTGTAGCTTTGCTAAAAGGAGCTGTCCATGCGCCAATGGAAGGCTTGTATCAG CCTGGTTTGCCGCTTGTGCAACAATATCTGTTTCAGTTTGAGAGATTAGTTAGAGAGCACATGCCAAAGTTGGGAGAACATTTTATTGAAGAAATGATAAATCCAAGCATGTATGCAAGTCAATGGTTTATCACGGTTTTCTCATATTCCTTTCCATTTCCTATGACTCTTAGAGTTTGGGATGTCTTCCTTTATGAG GGTATTAAGGTTGTGTTCCAAGTTGGACTGGCTCTATTGAGATTCTGCCATGATGACCTG GTCAAATTGCCTTTTGAGGAACTTTTACATTCCTTGAGAAATTTTCCAGAGGATGCAACTGATCCAGATAAACTATTGCCGATTGCCTTCTCATTTAAG GTGTTGAGTCATCTCGAGGAGCTTGAGAAAGAGTACCGGAAACGATTGGAGGGTCCCAACGCAAGCTCAAGTAGTAAGCGGCTTCAGCCCCTCAAATCAAAATCTATGCGCAGGGTTGGCAGCCAGGTCTTGTCAAACTCAAATGTTGGTAAAAAATAA
- the LOC127335378 gene encoding mitochondrial pyruvate carrier 1, with amino-acid sequence MATAFKAFVNSPVGPKTTHFWGPVANWGFVLAGLVDLNKPPEMISGNMTAAMCVYSGLFMRFAWMVQPRNYLLLACHASNETVQLYHLSRCAKAQGYLDKKVPEAQQ; translated from the exons ATGGCGACGGCGTTCAAGGCGTTCGTGAACAGCCCCGTCGGGCCCAAGACCACCCACTTCTGGGGTCCCGTCGCAAACTGGGGCTTCGTCCTCGCG GGCTTGGTTGACTTGAACAAGCCTCCTGAAATGATATCCGGCAACATGACAGCAG CCATGTGTGTGTATTCTGGACTCTTTATGAGGTTTGCATGGATGGTACAGCCCCGAAACTACTTGCTTTTGGCGTGCCATGCCTCCAATGAAACCGTCCAGCTCTACCATTTATCTCGCTGCGCTAAGGCTCAGGG GTATCTGGACAAGAAAGTGCCGGAGGCCCAACAGTAA